Within the Salvia hispanica cultivar TCC Black 2014 chromosome 4, UniMelb_Shisp_WGS_1.0, whole genome shotgun sequence genome, the region GTTATTATGGGAATCCGCCAGGTGAACGCTCAAAAGGCAAATTTTGGCACCTCCTTTTTCATTATACGTATGCGATCCATTTAGACGAATAATACTAAAATTGCCCTGCACCATTCACAACCATCAAACAACAatgtatagtagtactacatacTTTCATAATCTCATCTCATGAAGATGCAGGGCAGACAGATTAATTAGTACCTCGCATTTTAAGTTTAAAACGCGGCCGCGGGAGGCGGGCAGAAAGATTTGGGCAGTGGAGATTGTACCCGAAGCTGACATAATGCACATTGAATCACAAGTCCTCTCAGAAAATGACCTAATCCTTTCAGCAATGTTCTGCGCCAACAACAaccaattcaaaataatactcctatattggatgattaatttaatgtttacTAGTACAATACATATATACCTCTCCTGCCTCAACGTCGATTACGTAAGGTGAGAAATTGCTCCCCCCGTTTCCACCATTTACATCTTCGtagtataaacaaaacacacacaatttagaagcaatgaagaaaattcataattaatttagaagcaatgaaaattataattatagattGGATCTGTACAACTCAATACATATTACACAAATTAGTTTATAGTGAAATTACCAAAAGAGGCAGCCAAGGTTTGCCATTTACCGGAGCCCTTAGGGCGGCCTCTACCGCGCTTTTGTGGGCCCCCGGAATCCTCCCTAAATTCCGGCTGGATTCCTCCTCCCAGCTGTTTTCTCGGCCGCCCTCTCTTCCTCTTTTCCCTAAAC harbors:
- the LOC125218514 gene encoding AT-hook motif nuclear-localized protein 9-like, with translation MDVSGVGNSVPTEGGSLVAAAMIEVSVENGGGFREKRKRGRPRKQLGGGIQPEFREDSGGPQKRGRGRPKGSGKWQTLAASFDVNGGNGGSNFSPYVIDVEAGENIAERIRSFSERTCDSMCIMSASGTISTAQIFLPASRGRVLNLKCEGNFSIIRLNGSHTYNEKGGAKICLLSVHLADSHNNFYGGAVAGSLIAAGPTQIVVATFSQDLKQKARVRPPNNNITTTSNENGNGNGNGTVEVGVGAENEEGGAMAIVNVSAPDLKSFQPPSDV